The Acidimicrobiales bacterium genome segment TGCGACTGGTGGTTGTACGACGACCTCGTCTATCCCTTCCCCAAGCTGTCAGCGGCCGCCGGCTTCGACGAACTCGACGTCGTGCCGGTCACCTTCGACGACATCCTCCCGGCCAGTTGGAAGCAGAAGGAACGCCTGGTCGCCATGGACGAGAACCACGTCGACGTGTCGATCTGCTTCCCCAACGTGCTTCCCCGCTTCTGCGGTCAGGCCTTCCTTGAGAGGGACGACAAGGACCTGGCCCTGCTCTGCGTGAAGGCCTACAACGACTGGATGATCGATGAGTGGTGCGCCGGCGACGGCGCAGGCCGGCTTATCCCCTTGACCCTGATCCCCCTCTGGGACCCGGTCGCCGCGGCCGTCGAGGTCCACCGGTGCGCCGAGAAGGGCGCGTTTGCCGTGGCCTTCTCCGAGAACCCGTACCCGCTGGGCCTGCCCTCTATCCACGACAAAGACAGGTTCTGGGACCCGTTCTTCCGGGCCTGCGAGGAGACCGACACCATCGTCAACATGCACATCGGGTCCAGCTCCAAGATGCCGTCCACCTCGCCCGACGCCCCGTTCTCGGTGTCGTCGACGATCACGTTCGCTAACGCCATGGGGTCCATGTGTGACTACATCCTGTCCGGGATGTTCGTCCGGTTCCCGAAGCTGAAGATCGCCTATGCCGAGGGCCAGGTGGGGTGGATGCCGTACGTCGTGGAACGCATGGACAAGATCTGGGCCGAACGGGGCGATGCCAGCTTTGGAATCGACCTGCCCGAACCGCCCAGCTCGTACATCCAGGGCCACATCTGGGGCTGCATCTTCGACGACGAGATCGGCCTCAGGAACCGGGACGTAATCGGCATGGACC includes the following:
- a CDS encoding amidohydrolase, with protein sequence MTTIPRIISVDDHVVEPPDLWTSRLPAKYQDRCPRVERDTAEFNFEGGVFSFEKGVEGGGMCDWWLYDDLVYPFPKLSAAAGFDELDVVPVTFDDILPASWKQKERLVAMDENHVDVSICFPNVLPRFCGQAFLERDDKDLALLCVKAYNDWMIDEWCAGDGAGRLIPLTLIPLWDPVAAAVEVHRCAEKGAFAVAFSENPYPLGLPSIHDKDRFWDPFFRACEETDTIVNMHIGSSSKMPSTSPDAPFSVSSTITFANAMGSMCDYILSGMFVRFPKLKIAYAEGQVGWMPYVVERMDKIWAERGDASFGIDLPEPPSSYIQGHIWGCIFDDEIGLRNRDVIGMDQICFEVDFPHADTTYPHTLDVATKICDAAGLDDGEVYKLMRGNAIEAFGLQRFGITS